From Planctomycetota bacterium, one genomic window encodes:
- a CDS encoding alpha/beta hydrolase, translating to MKLFSILALVGALLFVGTATGAEPKTFSYGQDSKQSLNVYVPAKAPASGSLPVLVWVHGGGWRNGDKDNRSGKALCQAWADQGTVAVGLDYRLTPAVKHPAHVEDVAAGVAWVHTNIATHGGDPRRVFLLGHSAGAHLVALVATAPQFLQAHDLAPSDALAGVMPIDTASYDLTATRAPIVRKMISDAFGDNQPTLVEASPLLQVRKHPAGCPAFIIATVKQRPEAVEESESLRAALPKAELIVVDYPGSGQLAAHGLIAKHLADFDKDMTKRLLAFVLGSKESAQ from the coding sequence ATGAAATTGTTTTCGATCCTCGCGCTGGTTGGCGCTCTGTTATTTGTCGGAACGGCTACCGGTGCCGAGCCCAAGACCTTCTCCTATGGCCAGGACTCGAAGCAGAGTTTGAACGTGTACGTGCCGGCCAAAGCGCCCGCGTCTGGTTCGCTGCCCGTGCTGGTTTGGGTTCATGGCGGCGGCTGGCGCAACGGCGACAAGGATAATCGCTCGGGCAAGGCGTTGTGCCAGGCCTGGGCCGACCAGGGGACCGTGGCCGTGGGGCTCGACTATCGGTTGACGCCCGCGGTCAAGCATCCGGCTCATGTCGAGGATGTGGCGGCCGGCGTTGCCTGGGTCCACACGAACATCGCCACGCACGGCGGCGACCCGCGCCGGGTCTTCCTGCTGGGACATTCGGCGGGGGCTCATCTGGTGGCGCTGGTGGCGACCGCGCCGCAGTTTTTGCAAGCGCACGACCTCGCCCCCAGCGACGCGCTGGCCGGCGTAATGCCGATCGACACGGCCAGCTACGATCTGACGGCCACCCGAGCGCCGATCGTCCGCAAGATGATCAGCGACGCATTCGGCGACAATCAACCGACGCTCGTCGAGGCGTCGCCTTTGTTGCAGGTGCGGAAGCATCCTGCCGGCTGCCCGGCGTTCATCATCGCCACGGTCAAGCAGCGTCCCGAGGCGGTCGAGGAGTCCGAGTCGCTTAGGGCGGCGCTCCCCAAGGCCGAGTTGATCGTCGTCGATTATCCGGGCAGCGGGCAACTGGCCGCGCACGGCCTGATTGCCAAACACCTCGCCGACTTCGACAAGGACATGACCAAACGCCTGCTGGCATTCGTGCTGGGCAGCAAAGAATCAGCGCAGTAG